The following coding sequences are from one Streptomyces sp. TLI_235 window:
- a CDS encoding AAA domain-containing protein, whose product MERTWDLVLIGGTSGVGKSTAAARLAAAAGAFVVEFDDVVAAVQELTTAAQHPALHLFEGLPDPDALPPQRVLERQIATAQALEPAVLGVVRNRLTVPVPAVVEGDYLTPSAAARAVAEGEAAGRRVRAVFLHESQAARITANYADREPELGPQPRRAEVSARYSDWLAAEARAHALPVVDCTPWPTLIDRLTDALTPETAGRPAAVQKDGTCVRQSV is encoded by the coding sequence ATGGAGCGGACCTGGGACCTGGTACTGATCGGTGGCACGTCAGGAGTCGGCAAGAGTACTGCGGCCGCCCGACTCGCCGCCGCGGCCGGGGCGTTCGTGGTCGAGTTCGACGATGTGGTCGCGGCCGTCCAGGAGTTGACCACGGCCGCCCAGCACCCGGCGCTGCACCTCTTCGAGGGCCTTCCCGATCCGGATGCGCTGCCGCCCCAGCGCGTGCTGGAGCGCCAGATCGCCACCGCGCAGGCGCTCGAGCCTGCGGTGCTCGGCGTGGTGCGGAACCGGCTGACCGTGCCGGTGCCTGCAGTCGTCGAGGGCGACTACCTCACGCCGTCCGCCGCCGCCCGAGCCGTGGCGGAGGGCGAGGCGGCCGGGCGCCGGGTCCGGGCGGTGTTCCTGCACGAGTCGCAGGCCGCCCGGATCACGGCCAACTACGCCGACCGGGAGCCGGAGCTCGGCCCACAGCCGCGCCGCGCCGAGGTGAGCGCTCGGTACTCCGACTGGCTCGCCGCCGAAGCCCGCGCACACGCACTGCCCGTCGTCGACTGCACGCCGTGGCCGACTCTCATCGACCGCCTCACCGACGCCCTCACCCCTGAGACGGCCGGTCGTCCGGCGGCCGTTCAGAAGGACGGGACCTGCGTCAGGCAGAGCGTGTAG
- a CDS encoding CubicO group peptidase (beta-lactamase class C family): MRTGTVPDGPAQRRVEAVLAEVVGSGAETGVQVAAWLDGELVVDAWAGTADVAEGRPMGPDTLVPAWSTGKGVAAALVAVLVDRGALAYEAPVAQYWPQFGAAGKERVTLGQILAHTAGLPQLPPDVTPERLHDLPAMADWLAGQSPRWEPGSRPGYHAWTYGVLLAEILRRATGRTCERLLREELAEPLGIGDELLFGVPDRLLPRVATCYDGGWAARLERMPEEPFSVAVPHGVRPVAELANRADVRRTALPANGVMTARGAARMYAALACGGELEGVRLLSVKTLEAATTGWASGVDRILGVPVTMGRGFVVGDSRATPMRSAVAFGTSGSGGSTACADPATRFSFALVKNRMTVHGLDVRLIGEVRAALGLADG; the protein is encoded by the coding sequence ATGAGGACCGGCACGGTGCCGGACGGTCCGGCGCAGCGGCGCGTCGAGGCGGTCCTGGCGGAGGTGGTCGGCTCCGGTGCGGAGACCGGGGTGCAGGTGGCCGCCTGGCTGGACGGGGAGTTGGTGGTCGACGCCTGGGCGGGCACGGCCGACGTTGCCGAGGGACGGCCGATGGGCCCGGACACCCTGGTGCCGGCCTGGTCGACCGGCAAGGGCGTCGCGGCGGCCCTGGTCGCGGTGCTGGTCGACCGTGGGGCGCTGGCGTACGAGGCGCCGGTAGCGCAGTACTGGCCGCAGTTCGGGGCGGCGGGCAAGGAGCGGGTGACGCTGGGACAGATCCTCGCGCACACGGCGGGCCTGCCGCAGCTGCCACCGGATGTGACGCCCGAGCGGCTGCACGACCTGCCCGCGATGGCGGACTGGCTTGCCGGGCAGTCGCCGCGCTGGGAGCCCGGGAGCCGGCCCGGCTACCACGCCTGGACCTACGGCGTGCTGCTGGCGGAGATCCTGCGCCGCGCGACCGGCCGGACGTGCGAGCGCCTGCTGCGCGAGGAGCTGGCCGAACCGCTGGGGATCGGCGACGAGTTGCTCTTCGGCGTCCCCGACCGCCTGCTGCCGCGGGTGGCCACCTGCTACGACGGCGGCTGGGCGGCGCGCCTGGAACGGATGCCCGAGGAACCGTTCTCCGTCGCCGTGCCGCACGGCGTGCGCCCGGTGGCCGAGCTGGCCAACCGTGCCGACGTCCGGCGGACTGCGCTGCCGGCGAACGGGGTGATGACCGCGCGCGGTGCGGCCCGGATGTACGCGGCGCTGGCCTGCGGCGGAGAGCTGGAGGGCGTGCGGCTGCTGTCCGTGAAGACCCTGGAGGCGGCGACCACCGGGTGGGCGAGCGGGGTGGACCGGATCCTTGGCGTCCCGGTGACGATGGGCCGCGGTTTCGTCGTCGGGGACAGCAGGGCGACACCGATGCGTTCGGCGGTCGCTTTCGGCACCAGCGGTTCGGGCGGCAGCACGGCCTGCGCCGACCCGGCCACCAGGTTCTCCTTCGCACTGGTCAAGAACCGGATGACCGTCCACGGTCTGGACGTCCGGCTGATCGGCGAGGTCCGCGCGGCGCTGGGCCTCGCGGACGGCTGA
- a CDS encoding myo-inositol-1(or 4)-monophosphatase, with protein sequence MINSYAGLDDTEVAVAAARAGAEVVRSMYGRRLARFDKGGGDFATAADVAAEKAILEVLHAARPDDSVLGEEGGRQGAAGAARQWLVDPLCGTLNYAVGNMLVAVNVALRGGAAAVADPFSGEVFCTDGATARVLHEGADVPLVPTAATRLVDVNLDPPFPGAPGFRAVDLLAHAGFVERFRPRVVSTTLALAWVAAGKRAAYITDGGDLSGSVHFAAGIALCRAAGGVVTGIDGAPIGEAGRGLVVAADAETHRSLLSMIRGAA encoded by the coding sequence ATGATCAATTCGTACGCGGGGCTTGACGACACGGAGGTCGCGGTCGCCGCGGCGCGCGCCGGAGCGGAGGTCGTGCGCAGCATGTACGGCCGGCGGCTCGCCCGGTTCGACAAGGGCGGCGGGGACTTCGCGACCGCCGCCGACGTCGCGGCGGAGAAGGCGATCCTCGAGGTGCTGCACGCGGCCCGGCCGGACGACTCCGTGCTCGGCGAGGAGGGCGGCCGGCAGGGCGCGGCCGGGGCGGCGCGGCAGTGGCTGGTGGACCCGCTGTGCGGGACGCTGAACTACGCCGTCGGGAACATGCTGGTGGCCGTCAACGTGGCGCTGCGCGGCGGCGCGGCGGCGGTGGCCGACCCGTTCAGCGGCGAGGTCTTCTGCACCGACGGCGCGACCGCACGGGTGCTGCACGAGGGCGCGGACGTGCCACTGGTGCCCACGGCCGCCACCCGGCTCGTCGACGTCAACCTGGACCCGCCCTTCCCCGGCGCCCCCGGCTTCCGAGCCGTGGACCTGCTCGCCCACGCCGGATTCGTCGAACGGTTCCGGCCCAGGGTGGTCTCCACGACCCTCGCGCTGGCCTGGGTCGCGGCGGGCAAGCGCGCCGCGTACATCACCGACGGCGGCGACCTCTCCGGCAGCGTCCACTTCGCGGCGGGGATCGCCCTGTGCCGGGCCGCGGGCGGCGTGGTCACCGGGATCGACGGGGCCCCGATCGGCGAGGCGGGCCGCGGACTCGTCGTGGCCGCCGACGCCGAGACCCACCGGTCGCTGCTGTCGATGATCCGGGGCGCTGCCTAG
- a CDS encoding glyoxalase/bleomycin resistance protein/dioxygenase superfamily protein, with the protein MERVLGIGGYFLRAADPVALSAWYRDCLGLDADEHGLWRQEAGPTVFATFESGTDYFGSRTQQTMLNFRVRDLDAMLAQLRAKGADVAEETQDMEGVGRFGWVTDPDGNRIELWQPA; encoded by the coding sequence ATGGAACGTGTACTTGGAATCGGCGGATACTTCCTGCGCGCCGCCGACCCGGTGGCCCTGAGCGCGTGGTACCGCGACTGCCTGGGCCTGGACGCGGATGAGCACGGGCTGTGGCGTCAGGAGGCCGGGCCGACGGTGTTCGCGACCTTCGAGTCCGGGACGGACTACTTCGGGTCCCGCACGCAGCAGACCATGCTCAACTTCCGGGTCCGCGACCTGGACGCGATGCTCGCGCAACTGCGCGCCAAGGGAGCGGACGTGGCAGAGGAGACGCAGGACATGGAGGGTGTCGGCCGATTCGGCTGGGTCACCGATCCCGACGGCAATCGGATCGAGCTCTGGCAGCCCGCCTGA
- a CDS encoding putative ATPase, whose amino-acid sequence MVRIGLLGGVRATTDDGQPIDIGPTKAKTVLAALALSPGTPLPVSRLIELVWDEAPPRTAEKALQWHVARLRRAVGSTTIVRVGAAYRLDVPPEAVDVTCFQHRLRDGDLAAALAQWHGTPLAGLDAPGLAAAAAGLTEQWLGAVEADLERRLSSDPRGAIGALTELVEQHPLREGFCALLMTALYRTGRQADALAVFRRARHRLVAELGVEPGPALRELEARILDQDERLHHRGESEGSPPSGSGGTGEYPPAGSGPGHLPVPADRLLGREGALRDVAEAITRSSIVTLVGPGGIGKTRLALAAASAAVSDRGWDARLVELAEITAPADVPRAVADVLQVGPCPGRSLTQSIVAGLGSGRVLLLLDNCEHVLDGAARLARAVVEGCPQVRVLATARERLAVVGEQVLTVPPLEPNAAAELFHVRALAADRGYDRGAQHGHVEDICRHLDCIPLALELAAARMASHRPVDLAARLGDALRMAGGRRTGTARHRTLRAAVTWSYDLLTPAEQALFTRLSVFTAPFELSAAQAVAGGSGIEGYEVDDLLGALVERSMVSVAFAPPGRRFRLLEPVRQFAAEQLRARGQTRPVDESHARWCLHEVGRVHRLLTGPDESEGVARLGDIWAHLRAAVVRACTAGDAHLADALARPVVTELPLRGRQEIGDWAELILAAAPPDDADLRAFWLLWAAERHTQNANPAGYLRVAERHGAPERPLSRYALAYASGDGEALRRILPDSVADLRRRNEHHLAAFLELTSAGPLLGVGGFAQVDGSVAALAGRYRTHGPPTLLHWALQTLGYSATFQARRKDADRFFDEAARIDVPAGTLSADELTRARSAFRRGELPEAFRLLRSYIDRLIETDNVIAASVVCIEFVTMMAASGRTAEAAHMRHYLASANEFGALAARTLVPEATDGPAGARPAPPPTGAVDDRAALGYMREALTAICPGLPPSDTGPGGNRRR is encoded by the coding sequence GTGGTGCGGATCGGTCTGCTCGGTGGAGTCCGCGCGACCACCGACGACGGCCAGCCGATCGACATCGGTCCGACGAAGGCGAAGACGGTGCTCGCGGCGCTGGCCCTGTCGCCCGGAACTCCGCTGCCGGTGTCCCGGCTGATCGAACTCGTCTGGGACGAGGCACCCCCGCGGACCGCCGAGAAGGCGCTGCAGTGGCACGTCGCACGGCTGCGCAGGGCGGTGGGTTCCACCACGATCGTCCGGGTCGGTGCCGCGTACCGTCTGGACGTCCCGCCGGAGGCCGTCGATGTGACGTGCTTTCAGCATCGCCTGCGCGACGGCGATCTCGCGGCGGCCTTGGCGCAGTGGCACGGCACCCCGCTCGCCGGTCTGGACGCGCCCGGCCTGGCGGCGGCCGCGGCGGGCCTCACCGAGCAGTGGCTGGGTGCGGTCGAAGCCGATCTCGAACGCCGGCTCAGCTCCGACCCGCGCGGGGCGATCGGCGCCTTGACGGAGCTGGTGGAGCAGCACCCCCTCCGCGAGGGCTTCTGCGCGCTGCTGATGACCGCGCTGTACCGGACCGGGCGTCAGGCCGACGCCCTCGCGGTCTTCCGGCGGGCCCGGCACCGTCTCGTCGCCGAGCTCGGCGTCGAACCGGGGCCGGCCCTGCGCGAGCTCGAGGCGCGGATTCTCGACCAGGACGAACGGCTGCACCACCGTGGCGAGTCGGAGGGGTCTCCGCCGTCCGGCTCCGGCGGGACCGGCGAGTACCCGCCGGCCGGTAGCGGGCCGGGCCACCTGCCCGTTCCCGCCGACCGCCTCCTCGGCCGGGAGGGAGCCCTGCGGGACGTGGCCGAGGCGATCACCCGGTCCTCGATCGTGACCCTGGTGGGGCCGGGCGGGATCGGCAAGACCCGGCTCGCGCTGGCCGCCGCGAGCGCGGCCGTGTCCGACCGGGGGTGGGACGCGCGGCTGGTCGAGCTGGCGGAGATCACGGCGCCGGCCGACGTGCCCCGGGCGGTCGCCGACGTGCTGCAGGTCGGGCCGTGTCCGGGGCGGTCCCTGACGCAGTCGATCGTCGCGGGTCTCGGCTCGGGCCGGGTACTGCTGCTCCTCGACAACTGCGAGCACGTCCTGGACGGCGCGGCCCGGCTCGCGCGGGCCGTCGTGGAGGGCTGCCCGCAGGTACGCGTCCTGGCCACCGCCCGGGAACGGCTCGCCGTCGTGGGCGAACAGGTGCTGACCGTACCGCCGCTGGAGCCGAACGCCGCGGCCGAGCTGTTCCACGTCCGCGCGCTGGCCGCCGACCGCGGCTACGACCGTGGTGCGCAGCACGGCCACGTCGAGGACATCTGCCGGCACCTGGACTGCATCCCGCTGGCCCTCGAACTGGCCGCCGCCCGGATGGCGAGCCACCGGCCCGTCGACCTCGCGGCCCGGCTCGGCGACGCCCTGCGGATGGCCGGGGGCCGCCGGACCGGCACCGCCCGCCACCGCACCCTGCGGGCGGCCGTCACCTGGTCGTACGACCTGCTCACGCCCGCCGAGCAGGCACTGTTCACCCGGCTGTCCGTCTTCACCGCGCCGTTCGAGCTGAGTGCGGCCCAGGCCGTCGCGGGCGGGTCGGGCATCGAGGGGTACGAGGTCGACGACCTGCTGGGCGCCCTGGTGGAACGGTCGATGGTCTCCGTCGCCTTCGCTCCCCCGGGCCGCCGTTTTCGGCTGCTGGAGCCCGTACGGCAGTTCGCCGCCGAGCAGTTGCGCGCGCGGGGGCAGACCCGGCCGGTCGACGAATCCCACGCCCGCTGGTGCCTGCACGAGGTCGGGCGCGTCCACCGCCTGCTCACCGGACCGGACGAGAGCGAGGGCGTGGCCCGTCTCGGCGACATCTGGGCGCATCTGCGGGCGGCCGTGGTCCGGGCGTGCACGGCCGGGGACGCGCACCTGGCCGACGCGCTGGCCCGGCCGGTCGTCACCGAACTCCCCTTGCGGGGGCGCCAGGAGATCGGCGACTGGGCCGAACTCATCCTCGCCGCGGCCCCGCCGGACGACGCCGACCTGCGTGCCTTCTGGCTGCTGTGGGCGGCCGAGCGCCACACCCAGAACGCCAACCCTGCGGGATACCTGCGGGTCGCGGAGCGGCACGGCGCGCCGGAGCGGCCGCTGAGCCGCTATGCGCTCGCGTACGCGTCCGGTGACGGCGAGGCGCTGCGGCGGATCCTGCCGGACTCGGTCGCCGACCTGCGCCGCCGCAACGAGCACCATCTGGCGGCGTTCCTCGAACTGACCTCGGCAGGGCCGCTGCTGGGTGTCGGAGGCTTCGCGCAGGTCGACGGCTCGGTCGCGGCTCTGGCCGGCCGGTACCGTACCCACGGCCCGCCGACCCTGCTGCACTGGGCGCTGCAGACCCTCGGGTACAGCGCCACGTTCCAGGCACGGCGTAAGGACGCCGACCGGTTCTTCGACGAGGCCGCCCGCATCGACGTCCCGGCGGGCACGTTGTCGGCCGACGAACTGACCCGGGCCCGGTCGGCCTTCCGGCGGGGCGAGCTGCCGGAGGCCTTCCGGCTGCTCCGCTCCTACATCGACCGGCTGATCGAGACCGACAACGTGATCGCCGCGAGCGTCGTCTGCATCGAGTTCGTCACCATGATGGCGGCGTCGGGACGGACGGCCGAAGCGGCCCACATGCGCCACTACCTGGCGTCGGCCAACGAGTTCGGCGCCCTCGCCGCCCGGACCCTCGTGCCCGAGGCCACCGACGGGCCCGCCGGCGCCCGCCCGGCACCGCCGCCGACGGGCGCCGTGGACGACCGCGCCGCTCTCGGCTACATGCGCGAGGCCCTCACGGCGATCTGCCCGGGCCTCCCGCCATCGGACACCGGCCCCGGCGGCAACCGCCGCCGGTAG
- a CDS encoding metallo-beta-lactamase superfamily protein, producing the protein MRVHHLDCATMCPVGGRLLLGSGGPLVGRLSAHCLLIEGPTGLILVDTAFGTADVADPRRLGRQFLTVVRPRLDPARTALHQVRALGYDPKDVRDIVLTHLDLDHAGGISDFPHARIHLLDEELRAARARATRGERDRYLPAQWAHSPLWVEHPRLGATENWYGLQGIPILPGETPDLLLVPLPGHSRGHSGVAVRTSDGWLLHCGDAYFSHTDIAPRPRRRPPGLTAFQNLVAIDNGARRDSLERLRELRRTHADEVRLVCAHDPFDLT; encoded by the coding sequence ATGCGCGTGCACCACCTGGACTGCGCCACGATGTGCCCCGTCGGCGGCCGGCTGCTGCTCGGCAGCGGCGGGCCCCTGGTCGGCAGGCTGTCCGCACACTGCCTGCTGATCGAGGGACCGACGGGACTGATCCTGGTCGACACCGCCTTCGGGACCGCCGACGTCGCCGACCCCCGCCGGCTCGGGCGGCAGTTCCTGACCGTCGTCCGCCCCCGGCTCGACCCCGCGCGCACGGCGCTGCACCAGGTCCGCGCCCTCGGGTACGACCCGAAGGACGTCCGCGACATCGTGCTGACCCACCTCGACCTCGACCACGCGGGCGGGATCAGCGACTTCCCGCACGCCCGGATCCACCTCCTCGACGAGGAACTCCGTGCCGCCCGGGCGCGCGCCACCCGCGGCGAGCGGGACCGCTACCTCCCGGCGCAATGGGCGCACAGCCCCCTGTGGGTGGAACACCCGCGGCTCGGGGCCACCGAGAACTGGTACGGCCTGCAGGGAATCCCGATCCTGCCGGGCGAGACACCCGACCTCCTGCTGGTACCGCTGCCCGGGCACTCCCGCGGCCACAGCGGCGTCGCCGTCCGCACATCCGACGGCTGGCTGCTCCACTGCGGCGACGCCTACTTCTCGCACACCGACATCGCCCCCCGCCCCCGGCGGCGCCCGCCCGGCCTGACCGCCTTCCAGAACCTGGTGGCCATCGACAACGGTGCCCGCCGCGACAGCCTCGAACGCCTCCGCGAGCTGCGCCGCACGCACGCCGACGAGGTCCGGCTGGTCTGCGCCCACGACCCCTTCGACCTCACCTGA
- a CDS encoding endonuclease/exonuclease/phosphatase family protein: MGVIGTWNLENFCQPLPAGSPPDPNRCAAKDQATYEAKVEALAGVITEIGLDLLGVQEVGSQEALDDLVAALPGSWHTALSNHPDPRGIRVGFISRWPLLDIQHRVSFPTHLGAVQVEDDGTTIHEMGRGGLSVRVEPNPGSSLHVAVCHLKSKLLTFPGGQHSTHDEGLRARFAAYALFRRGAEAVTMRELSDDLLQGGGQNRDVIVLGDLNDEWKAATTQILYGPPGSQIGTGGFDHPDQGDAKRLWNLAPRILEQGGFSRVFEGQHELIDHILISHSLLAKLQDVTTGVEKLPSVTEAHPTASHDKPSDHSPVAATFTL; encoded by the coding sequence ATGGGCGTCATAGGGACCTGGAACCTGGAGAACTTCTGCCAGCCACTGCCCGCCGGCAGCCCGCCCGACCCGAACAGGTGTGCGGCGAAGGACCAGGCAACGTACGAGGCCAAGGTCGAAGCCCTGGCCGGCGTCATCACGGAGATCGGGCTGGACCTGCTCGGCGTGCAGGAGGTCGGCAGCCAGGAAGCCCTCGACGACCTGGTCGCCGCCCTGCCCGGCAGCTGGCACACCGCACTCTCGAACCACCCCGACCCGCGCGGCATCCGGGTCGGCTTCATCAGCCGCTGGCCGCTGCTGGACATCCAGCACCGCGTGTCGTTCCCCACCCACCTCGGAGCCGTCCAGGTCGAGGACGACGGAACCACCATCCACGAGATGGGCCGCGGCGGCCTGTCCGTCCGCGTCGAACCCAACCCCGGCAGCAGCCTCCACGTGGCCGTCTGCCACCTCAAGTCGAAACTGCTGACCTTCCCCGGCGGCCAACACAGCACCCACGACGAAGGCCTGCGCGCCCGCTTCGCCGCGTACGCGCTGTTCCGTCGCGGCGCCGAGGCGGTCACCATGCGCGAACTCTCCGACGACCTGCTGCAGGGCGGCGGCCAGAACCGCGACGTCATCGTGCTCGGTGACCTCAACGACGAATGGAAGGCCGCCACCACCCAGATCCTCTACGGCCCGCCCGGCTCCCAGATCGGCACCGGCGGCTTCGACCACCCCGACCAGGGCGACGCCAAACGCCTGTGGAACCTCGCACCGCGCATCCTCGAACAGGGCGGATTCTCCCGTGTCTTCGAGGGGCAGCACGAACTGATCGACCACATCCTGATCAGCCACTCCCTGCTCGCCAAACTCCAGGACGTCACCACCGGCGTCGAGAAGCTGCCCAGCGTGACCGAGGCCCACCCCACCGCGTCGCACGACAAGCCGTCCGACCACTCTCCCGTCGCCGCCACCTTCACCCTGTAG